The Temnothorax longispinosus isolate EJ_2023e chromosome 12, Tlon_JGU_v1, whole genome shotgun sequence genome includes a window with the following:
- the L(3)mbt gene encoding lethal(3)malignant brain tumor-like protein 3 isoform X6, which translates to MEEEIVVDDIDENSTADTQHSDGTTTPVMPLLYIQQNKIVTGQNKVFIQGPSQVATSQSKQHIVIHRPINTVSTAATSQAQKHILLRKSTSTAQIVPLNTTQGNQTNAQVGKHTFAYLGTLIKPNKSRESVVIPAGALTPTQITKPKLVITPVISQLAQSTSTTSSQSQPPKHMANLILPVNIPQQSCSTKPSMFNLKINNGQLSTESKGTITVLRESKTTNSTTHPPPLHPIAKMSLLNANKGNSNSIDSIKITENPDSAVITPIPKKEDNQPEKRKKTISNILRGSTEKRLKKQNIPKSPQDSLADANYALSSPECEQDKDKKAHNDDDITLIKVIPSEDKVPKLNTNIDDDIKIEIIKTPTNVETVPDNKSEAKSNNYEETKEQLNTLNQNNTNFDATKVLDWKDGVGTLPGSNLQFRMNEFGIMEVVDEDESNKQNKDGIGDKENVCLTQNSSKTSPGIVNNTNVEKKAEDRKSRSVSADTVYHCEACGCYGLAAEFESPISCSPSCTEVIEAKKQSANRKDKDLKEVRMKKKRKRLLQEPQWPKEMDERSDEKTHDKIKLEMDEEKDAIAGMDDEIQGDSSESKYPWQRGKLGFSWPKYLEHCKAKAAPVKLFKDAFPYSKNHFRVGMKLEGIDPEHPSRYCVLTIAEVVGYRMRLHFDGYPENYDFWINADSMNIFPAGWSEKNGKKLNPPKGYTSGTFNWNAYLKICKASVAAKNLFPNKGALQTVFTTGFRVGMKLEAVDRKHSSLLCVASIAGLMDSRILVHFDSWDEVYDYWADASSPYIHPVGWSHHNGRVLMPPNNYKDPKSFTWDMYLRETGSVAAPARAFKQRPPCAFKRGMKLEAVDKRVPQLIRVATVEDVKDHLLKIKFDGWPDNHAYWVDDDSPDIHPVGWCAKTGHPLEPPLTPDNLNDRPECGTYGCRGIGHVRGPKFLTHNSASGCPYSPQNLNKSGQMPDRLNLSKNHDSHEAYDYEGEIQEKIKLEKTDRIKIEKPEKSDKLLFSDDGMLMIEKEIKQEDGDSSDKNDKSENRSENSDKSNKFKNLHSDGQTDDDEISRKRKKRHPNSEESLFTVSNVTYGDLHWSSTTAYAANIPVKQLRKELYQSVYNPGYNPLPNAPHIWAKHSNALNRVVSRQTTNPRRWSNEEVIKFIQSMPNCAEAGNVFRQNNIDGEAFLMLTQEDLVSVLRLRLGPAIKLYNSIVLLRQKAS; encoded by the exons ATGGAAGAGGAAATAGTGGTAGACGATATTGATGAAAATAGTACTGCAGATACGCAGCATAGTGATGGTACGACTACACCCGTAATGCCACTGCTGTACATCCAACAAAATAAA ATTGTGACTggacaaaataaagtatttatacAAGGACCAAGTCAGGTAGCTACGTCTCAGAGTAAACAACACATCGTCATTCATCGTCCAATAAATACTGTGAGCACTGCGGCGACTTCACAGGCtcaaaaacacattttacttAGAAAGTCGACATCTACTGCTCAGATAGTACCCTTGAATACAACGCAAGGAAATCAAACCAATGCGCAAGTGGGAAAGCATACATTTGCATATCTAGGAACTCTCATTAAGCCTAACAAGTCACGAGAATCTGTCGTTATACCTGCAG GGGCTCTAACACCAACTCAGATAACTAAGCCCAAATTAGTAATTACTCCAGTAATATCGCAATTAGCTCAATCCACAAGTACTACAAGCTCTCAGAGTCAACCTCCTAAACACATGGCGAATTTAATATTGCCAGTGAACATTCCCCAGCAAAGTTGCAGCACAAAACCTAGCATGTTCAATCTAAAAATCAATAATGGTCAACTGAGCACAGAGAGCAAAGGTACCATAACAg TGTTACGTGAGTCAAAAACGACAAACTCAACGACACATCCTCCACCGCTACATCCAATAGCAAAAATGAGTcttttaaatgcaaataagGGTAATTCTAATTCCATAGacagtataaaaattactgaaaacCCAGATTCAGCTGTTATCACGCCAATTCCGAAGAAGGAAGATAATCAACCGGAAAAGCGAAAAAAGACAATTAGCAACATATTACGAGGTTCTACTGAGAAACGGTTGAAGAAGCAGAATATCCCAAAATCTCCTCAAGACAGTCTGGCTGATGCCAATTACGCATTGAGCAGTCCAGAGTGTGAACAAGACAAAGATAAGAAGGCTCACAATGATGATGACATTacgttaataaaagttattccTAGTGAGGATAAAGTTCCAAAACTTAATACGAATATAGatgatgatataaaaattgaaataattaaaactccAACGAATGTTGAAACAGTGCCAGACAATAAGAGTGAAGCAAAGAGTAACAATTATGAGGAGACAAAAGAACAGTTGAATACTCTGAATCAGAACAATACGAATTTTGATGCAACTAAAGTTTTAGATTGGAAAGATGGTGTCGGTACTTTACCTGGAAGTAACTTACAG tttcgtATGAATGAATTTGGCATCATGGAAGTAGTAGATGAAGATGAGagtaataaacagaataaggACGGTATTGGTGACAAAGAAAATGTATGTTTAACACAAAATTCCTCAAAGACCAGCCCAGGAATCGTTAATAATACTAATGTCGAGAAAAAAG CTGAGGATAGAAAATCTAGATCGGTAAGTGCAGATACCGTGTATCATTGTGAAGCTTGTGGATGTTACGGATTGGCTGCTGAATTTGAAAGTCCAATATCGTGTAGTCCTTCCTGCACAGAAGTGATAGAGGCTAAAAAACAATCTGCAAATCGAAAGGACAAGGATCTAaa GGAAGTGCGCATGAAAAAGAAACGCAAAAGGTTATTACAAGAACCACAATGGCCAAAGGAGATGGATGAAAGGTCTGATGAAAAGAcacatgataaaataaaattggagaTGGATGAGGAAAAAGACGCGATAGCGGGTATGGATGATGAGATCCAAGGAGATTCCTCAGAATCGaag TATCCTTGGCAAAGAGGAAAGCTAGGTTTTTCATGGCCGAAGTATCTTGAACATTGTAAAGCAAAAGCGGCGCCTGTTAAGTTATTCAAAGATGCCTTTCCCTACAGTAAAAATCATTTTAGAGTTGGAATGAAATTGGAAGGTATAGATCCGGAACATCCTTCTCGATATTGTGTTCTGACTATTGCCGAGGTTGTAG GTTATCGAATGCGTTTGCATTTCGACGGTTATCCAGAAAATTATGATTTCTGGATAAATGCAGATAGCATGAATATATTTCCCGCCGGTTGGTCTGAGAAAAAcggcaaaaaattaaatccacCAAAGGGTTATACATCTGGAACTTTTAATTGGAATGCATATCTAAAAATCTGTAAAGCGTCTGTAGCAGCGAAGAATCTATTTCCGAATAAAGGCGCGCTCCAAACCGTCTTTACCACAGGATTTCGCGTGGGCATGAAGTTAGAGGCAGTGGATAGGAAGCATTCTTCATTACTTTGCGTCGCTAGCATAGCAGGTTTAATGGATTCTCGAATATTAGTCCATTTCGATTCTTGGGACGAGGTGTATGATTACTGGGCTGACGCAAGTTCGCCATATATTCATCCTGTCGGATGGTCTCATCACAATGGACGCGTCCTGATGCCACCGAATA ATTATAAGGATCCTAAATCTTTCACTTGGGATATGTATCTGAGAGAAACCGGCTCAGTGGCTGCTCCGGCAAGGGCATTTAAACAACGTCCACCATGTGCGTTTAAACGTGGTATGAAATTAGAAGCGGTAGATAAGCGGGTTCCACAGCTAATCAGAGTGGCAACGGTCGAGGATGTAAAAGACCACCT attaaagataaaattcgaTGGCTGGCCTGATAATCATGCCTATTGGGTTGACGACGATTCACCTGACATTCATCCTGTGGGCTGGTGTGCAAAAACTGGTCATCCACTGGAACCACCACTTA CACCCGATAATCTGAATGATCGACCGGAATGTGGCACATACGGCTGCCGAGGTATAGGACATGTAAGAGGACCTAAATTTCTAACACATAATTCAGCATCAGGTTGTCCGTATTCTCCccaaaatctaaataaatcgGGTCAGATGCCTGATAGACTCAACTTGTCGAAAAACCACGACTCTCACGAAGCCTATGATTATGAGGGGGAGATacaggaaaaaataaaactagagaAGACTGACCGAATAAAGATAGAAAAGCCTGAGAAGTCCGATAAACTTTTGTTCTCAGATGATGGAATGTTAATGATCGAAAAAGAGATTAAGCAGGAAGATGGAGATTCATCGGATAAGAATGACAAATCTGAAAATAGATCGGAAAATTCAGACAA ATCCAACAAGTTTAAGAATCTCCACAGCGATGGACAAACGGATGATGATGAAATTTCGAGAAAACGGAAGAAAAG acATCCAAATTCGGAAGAGTCTTTGTTTACCGTTTCCAATGTTACGTATGGCGATCTTCATTGGAGTAGTACCACCGCATATGCTGCAAATATACCGGTCAAGCAATTGCGTAAAGAGTTGTATCAATCTGTATATAATCCGGGATATAATCCTCTGCCGAATGCACCACATATATGGGCGAAACATAGCAATGCCTTAAATAGAGTAGTATCAAGGCAGACTACGAATCCGCGACGATGGTCTAATGAAGAAGTGATCAAATTTATACAGAGCATGCCTAATTGTGCCGAAGCTGGAAATGTCTTTAGGCAGAAC AATATCGATGGCGAGGCATTTTTAATGTTGACTCAAGAGGATTTGGTATCAGTACTACGTTTGCGACTCGGACCTGCGATTAAGTTGTACAATAGTATAGTTTTGCTACGTCAGAAAGCATCATAA
- the L(3)mbt gene encoding lethal(3)malignant brain tumor-like protein 3 isoform X4: protein MTHQMALVNFKTMEEEIVVDDIDENSTADTQHSDGTTTPVMPLLYIQQNKIVTGQNKVFIQGPSQVATSQSKQHIVIHRPINTVSTAATSQAQKHILLRKSTSTAQIVPLNTTQGNQTNAQVGKHTFAYLGTLIKPNKSRESVVIPAGALTPTQITKPKLVITPVISQLAQSTSTTSSQSQPPKHMANLILPVNIPQQSCSTKPSMFNLKINNGQLSTESKGTITVLRESKTTNSTTHPPPLHPIAKMSLLNANKGNSNSIDSIKITENPDSAVITPIPKKEDNQPEKRKKTISNILRGSTEKRLKKQNIPKSPQDSLADANYALSSPECEQDKDKKAHNDDDITLIKVIPSEDKVPKLNTNIDDDIKIEIIKTPTNVETVPDNKSEAKSNNYEETKEQLNTLNQNNTNFDATKVLDWKDGVGTLPGSNLQFRMNEFGIMEVVDEDESNKQNKDGIGDKENVCLTQNSSKTSPGIVNNTNVEKKAEDRKSRSVSADTVYHCEACGCYGLAAEFESPISCSPSCTEVIEAKKQSANRKDKDLKEVRMKKKRKRLLQEPQWPKEMDERSDEKTHDKIKLEMDEEKDAIAGMDDEIQGDSSESKYPWQRGKLGFSWPKYLEHCKAKAAPVKLFKDAFPYSKNHFRVGMKLEGIDPEHPSRYCVLTIAEVVGYRMRLHFDGYPENYDFWINADSMNIFPAGWSEKNGKKLNPPKGYTSGTFNWNAYLKICKASVAAKNLFPNKGALQTVFTTGFRVGMKLEAVDRKHSSLLCVASIAGLMDSRILVHFDSWDEVYDYWADASSPYIHPVGWSHHNGRVLMPPNNYKDPKSFTWDMYLRETGSVAAPARAFKQRPPCAFKRGMKLEAVDKRVPQLIRVATVEDVKDHLLKIKFDGWPDNHAYWVDDDSPDIHPVGWCAKTGHPLEPPLTPDNLNDRPECGTYGCRGIGHVRGPKFLTHNSASGCPYSPQNLNKSGQMPDRLNLSKNHDSHEAYDYEGEIQEKIKLEKTDRIKIEKPEKSDKLLFSDDGMLMIEKEIKQEDGDSSDKNDKSENRSENSDKSNKFKNLHSDGQTDDDEISRKRKKRHPNSEESLFTVSNVTYGDLHWSSTTAYAANIPVKQLRKELYQSVYNPGYNPLPNAPHIWAKHSNALNRVVSRQTTNPRRWSNEEVIKFIQSMPNCAEAGNVFRQNNIDGEAFLMLTQEDLVSVLRLRLGPAIKLYNSIVLLRQKAS from the exons AATGGAAGAGGAAATAGTGGTAGACGATATTGATGAAAATAGTACTGCAGATACGCAGCATAGTGATGGTACGACTACACCCGTAATGCCACTGCTGTACATCCAACAAAATAAA ATTGTGACTggacaaaataaagtatttatacAAGGACCAAGTCAGGTAGCTACGTCTCAGAGTAAACAACACATCGTCATTCATCGTCCAATAAATACTGTGAGCACTGCGGCGACTTCACAGGCtcaaaaacacattttacttAGAAAGTCGACATCTACTGCTCAGATAGTACCCTTGAATACAACGCAAGGAAATCAAACCAATGCGCAAGTGGGAAAGCATACATTTGCATATCTAGGAACTCTCATTAAGCCTAACAAGTCACGAGAATCTGTCGTTATACCTGCAG GGGCTCTAACACCAACTCAGATAACTAAGCCCAAATTAGTAATTACTCCAGTAATATCGCAATTAGCTCAATCCACAAGTACTACAAGCTCTCAGAGTCAACCTCCTAAACACATGGCGAATTTAATATTGCCAGTGAACATTCCCCAGCAAAGTTGCAGCACAAAACCTAGCATGTTCAATCTAAAAATCAATAATGGTCAACTGAGCACAGAGAGCAAAGGTACCATAACAg TGTTACGTGAGTCAAAAACGACAAACTCAACGACACATCCTCCACCGCTACATCCAATAGCAAAAATGAGTcttttaaatgcaaataagGGTAATTCTAATTCCATAGacagtataaaaattactgaaaacCCAGATTCAGCTGTTATCACGCCAATTCCGAAGAAGGAAGATAATCAACCGGAAAAGCGAAAAAAGACAATTAGCAACATATTACGAGGTTCTACTGAGAAACGGTTGAAGAAGCAGAATATCCCAAAATCTCCTCAAGACAGTCTGGCTGATGCCAATTACGCATTGAGCAGTCCAGAGTGTGAACAAGACAAAGATAAGAAGGCTCACAATGATGATGACATTacgttaataaaagttattccTAGTGAGGATAAAGTTCCAAAACTTAATACGAATATAGatgatgatataaaaattgaaataattaaaactccAACGAATGTTGAAACAGTGCCAGACAATAAGAGTGAAGCAAAGAGTAACAATTATGAGGAGACAAAAGAACAGTTGAATACTCTGAATCAGAACAATACGAATTTTGATGCAACTAAAGTTTTAGATTGGAAAGATGGTGTCGGTACTTTACCTGGAAGTAACTTACAG tttcgtATGAATGAATTTGGCATCATGGAAGTAGTAGATGAAGATGAGagtaataaacagaataaggACGGTATTGGTGACAAAGAAAATGTATGTTTAACACAAAATTCCTCAAAGACCAGCCCAGGAATCGTTAATAATACTAATGTCGAGAAAAAAG CTGAGGATAGAAAATCTAGATCGGTAAGTGCAGATACCGTGTATCATTGTGAAGCTTGTGGATGTTACGGATTGGCTGCTGAATTTGAAAGTCCAATATCGTGTAGTCCTTCCTGCACAGAAGTGATAGAGGCTAAAAAACAATCTGCAAATCGAAAGGACAAGGATCTAaa GGAAGTGCGCATGAAAAAGAAACGCAAAAGGTTATTACAAGAACCACAATGGCCAAAGGAGATGGATGAAAGGTCTGATGAAAAGAcacatgataaaataaaattggagaTGGATGAGGAAAAAGACGCGATAGCGGGTATGGATGATGAGATCCAAGGAGATTCCTCAGAATCGaag TATCCTTGGCAAAGAGGAAAGCTAGGTTTTTCATGGCCGAAGTATCTTGAACATTGTAAAGCAAAAGCGGCGCCTGTTAAGTTATTCAAAGATGCCTTTCCCTACAGTAAAAATCATTTTAGAGTTGGAATGAAATTGGAAGGTATAGATCCGGAACATCCTTCTCGATATTGTGTTCTGACTATTGCCGAGGTTGTAG GTTATCGAATGCGTTTGCATTTCGACGGTTATCCAGAAAATTATGATTTCTGGATAAATGCAGATAGCATGAATATATTTCCCGCCGGTTGGTCTGAGAAAAAcggcaaaaaattaaatccacCAAAGGGTTATACATCTGGAACTTTTAATTGGAATGCATATCTAAAAATCTGTAAAGCGTCTGTAGCAGCGAAGAATCTATTTCCGAATAAAGGCGCGCTCCAAACCGTCTTTACCACAGGATTTCGCGTGGGCATGAAGTTAGAGGCAGTGGATAGGAAGCATTCTTCATTACTTTGCGTCGCTAGCATAGCAGGTTTAATGGATTCTCGAATATTAGTCCATTTCGATTCTTGGGACGAGGTGTATGATTACTGGGCTGACGCAAGTTCGCCATATATTCATCCTGTCGGATGGTCTCATCACAATGGACGCGTCCTGATGCCACCGAATA ATTATAAGGATCCTAAATCTTTCACTTGGGATATGTATCTGAGAGAAACCGGCTCAGTGGCTGCTCCGGCAAGGGCATTTAAACAACGTCCACCATGTGCGTTTAAACGTGGTATGAAATTAGAAGCGGTAGATAAGCGGGTTCCACAGCTAATCAGAGTGGCAACGGTCGAGGATGTAAAAGACCACCT attaaagataaaattcgaTGGCTGGCCTGATAATCATGCCTATTGGGTTGACGACGATTCACCTGACATTCATCCTGTGGGCTGGTGTGCAAAAACTGGTCATCCACTGGAACCACCACTTA CACCCGATAATCTGAATGATCGACCGGAATGTGGCACATACGGCTGCCGAGGTATAGGACATGTAAGAGGACCTAAATTTCTAACACATAATTCAGCATCAGGTTGTCCGTATTCTCCccaaaatctaaataaatcgGGTCAGATGCCTGATAGACTCAACTTGTCGAAAAACCACGACTCTCACGAAGCCTATGATTATGAGGGGGAGATacaggaaaaaataaaactagagaAGACTGACCGAATAAAGATAGAAAAGCCTGAGAAGTCCGATAAACTTTTGTTCTCAGATGATGGAATGTTAATGATCGAAAAAGAGATTAAGCAGGAAGATGGAGATTCATCGGATAAGAATGACAAATCTGAAAATAGATCGGAAAATTCAGACAA ATCCAACAAGTTTAAGAATCTCCACAGCGATGGACAAACGGATGATGATGAAATTTCGAGAAAACGGAAGAAAAG acATCCAAATTCGGAAGAGTCTTTGTTTACCGTTTCCAATGTTACGTATGGCGATCTTCATTGGAGTAGTACCACCGCATATGCTGCAAATATACCGGTCAAGCAATTGCGTAAAGAGTTGTATCAATCTGTATATAATCCGGGATATAATCCTCTGCCGAATGCACCACATATATGGGCGAAACATAGCAATGCCTTAAATAGAGTAGTATCAAGGCAGACTACGAATCCGCGACGATGGTCTAATGAAGAAGTGATCAAATTTATACAGAGCATGCCTAATTGTGCCGAAGCTGGAAATGTCTTTAGGCAGAAC AATATCGATGGCGAGGCATTTTTAATGTTGACTCAAGAGGATTTGGTATCAGTACTACGTTTGCGACTCGGACCTGCGATTAAGTTGTACAATAGTATAGTTTTGCTACGTCAGAAAGCATCATAA
- the L(3)mbt gene encoding lethal(3)malignant brain tumor-like protein 3 isoform X3 → MEEEIVVDDIDENSTADTQHSDGTTTPVMPLLYIQQNKVRSTLSPSINQNLVSPSTQLAAIINPVNNQIVTGQNKVFIQGPSQVATSQSKQHIVIHRPINTVSTAATSQAQKHILLRKSTSTAQIVPLNTTQGNQTNAQVGKHTFAYLGTLIKPNKSRESVVIPAGALTPTQITKPKLVITPVISQLAQSTSTTSSQSQPPKHMANLILPVNIPQQSCSTKPSMFNLKINNGQLSTESKGTITVLRESKTTNSTTHPPPLHPIAKMSLLNANKGNSNSIDSIKITENPDSAVITPIPKKEDNQPEKRKKTISNILRGSTEKRLKKQNIPKSPQDSLADANYALSSPECEQDKDKKAHNDDDITLIKVIPSEDKVPKLNTNIDDDIKIEIIKTPTNVETVPDNKSEAKSNNYEETKEQLNTLNQNNTNFDATKVLDWKDGVGTLPGSNLQFRMNEFGIMEVVDEDESNKQNKDGIGDKENVCLTQNSSKTSPGIVNNTNVEKKAEDRKSRSVSADTVYHCEACGCYGLAAEFESPISCSPSCTEVIEAKKQSANRKDKDLKEVRMKKKRKRLLQEPQWPKEMDERSDEKTHDKIKLEMDEEKDAIAGMDDEIQGDSSESKYPWQRGKLGFSWPKYLEHCKAKAAPVKLFKDAFPYSKNHFRVGMKLEGIDPEHPSRYCVLTIAEVVGYRMRLHFDGYPENYDFWINADSMNIFPAGWSEKNGKKLNPPKGYTSGTFNWNAYLKICKASVAAKNLFPNKGALQTVFTTGFRVGMKLEAVDRKHSSLLCVASIAGLMDSRILVHFDSWDEVYDYWADASSPYIHPVGWSHHNGRVLMPPNNYKDPKSFTWDMYLRETGSVAAPARAFKQRPPCAFKRGMKLEAVDKRVPQLIRVATVEDVKDHLLKIKFDGWPDNHAYWVDDDSPDIHPVGWCAKTGHPLEPPLTPDNLNDRPECGTYGCRGIGHVRGPKFLTHNSASGCPYSPQNLNKSGQMPDRLNLSKNHDSHEAYDYEGEIQEKIKLEKTDRIKIEKPEKSDKLLFSDDGMLMIEKEIKQEDGDSSDKNDKSENRSENSDKSNKFKNLHSDGQTDDDEISRKRKKRHPNSEESLFTVSNVTYGDLHWSSTTAYAANIPVKQLRKELYQSVYNPGYNPLPNAPHIWAKHSNALNRVVSRQTTNPRRWSNEEVIKFIQSMPNCAEAGNVFRQNNIDGEAFLMLTQEDLVSVLRLRLGPAIKLYNSIVLLRQKAS, encoded by the exons ATGGAAGAGGAAATAGTGGTAGACGATATTGATGAAAATAGTACTGCAGATACGCAGCATAGTGATGGTACGACTACACCCGTAATGCCACTGCTGTACATCCAACAAAATAAAGTACGTTCTACTCTATCGCCAAGCATAAATCAAAATCTTGTTTCACCTAGCACCCAACTCGCTGCCATTATTAATCCGGTTAATAACCAG ATTGTGACTggacaaaataaagtatttatacAAGGACCAAGTCAGGTAGCTACGTCTCAGAGTAAACAACACATCGTCATTCATCGTCCAATAAATACTGTGAGCACTGCGGCGACTTCACAGGCtcaaaaacacattttacttAGAAAGTCGACATCTACTGCTCAGATAGTACCCTTGAATACAACGCAAGGAAATCAAACCAATGCGCAAGTGGGAAAGCATACATTTGCATATCTAGGAACTCTCATTAAGCCTAACAAGTCACGAGAATCTGTCGTTATACCTGCAG GGGCTCTAACACCAACTCAGATAACTAAGCCCAAATTAGTAATTACTCCAGTAATATCGCAATTAGCTCAATCCACAAGTACTACAAGCTCTCAGAGTCAACCTCCTAAACACATGGCGAATTTAATATTGCCAGTGAACATTCCCCAGCAAAGTTGCAGCACAAAACCTAGCATGTTCAATCTAAAAATCAATAATGGTCAACTGAGCACAGAGAGCAAAGGTACCATAACAg TGTTACGTGAGTCAAAAACGACAAACTCAACGACACATCCTCCACCGCTACATCCAATAGCAAAAATGAGTcttttaaatgcaaataagGGTAATTCTAATTCCATAGacagtataaaaattactgaaaacCCAGATTCAGCTGTTATCACGCCAATTCCGAAGAAGGAAGATAATCAACCGGAAAAGCGAAAAAAGACAATTAGCAACATATTACGAGGTTCTACTGAGAAACGGTTGAAGAAGCAGAATATCCCAAAATCTCCTCAAGACAGTCTGGCTGATGCCAATTACGCATTGAGCAGTCCAGAGTGTGAACAAGACAAAGATAAGAAGGCTCACAATGATGATGACATTacgttaataaaagttattccTAGTGAGGATAAAGTTCCAAAACTTAATACGAATATAGatgatgatataaaaattgaaataattaaaactccAACGAATGTTGAAACAGTGCCAGACAATAAGAGTGAAGCAAAGAGTAACAATTATGAGGAGACAAAAGAACAGTTGAATACTCTGAATCAGAACAATACGAATTTTGATGCAACTAAAGTTTTAGATTGGAAAGATGGTGTCGGTACTTTACCTGGAAGTAACTTACAG tttcgtATGAATGAATTTGGCATCATGGAAGTAGTAGATGAAGATGAGagtaataaacagaataaggACGGTATTGGTGACAAAGAAAATGTATGTTTAACACAAAATTCCTCAAAGACCAGCCCAGGAATCGTTAATAATACTAATGTCGAGAAAAAAG CTGAGGATAGAAAATCTAGATCGGTAAGTGCAGATACCGTGTATCATTGTGAAGCTTGTGGATGTTACGGATTGGCTGCTGAATTTGAAAGTCCAATATCGTGTAGTCCTTCCTGCACAGAAGTGATAGAGGCTAAAAAACAATCTGCAAATCGAAAGGACAAGGATCTAaa GGAAGTGCGCATGAAAAAGAAACGCAAAAGGTTATTACAAGAACCACAATGGCCAAAGGAGATGGATGAAAGGTCTGATGAAAAGAcacatgataaaataaaattggagaTGGATGAGGAAAAAGACGCGATAGCGGGTATGGATGATGAGATCCAAGGAGATTCCTCAGAATCGaag TATCCTTGGCAAAGAGGAAAGCTAGGTTTTTCATGGCCGAAGTATCTTGAACATTGTAAAGCAAAAGCGGCGCCTGTTAAGTTATTCAAAGATGCCTTTCCCTACAGTAAAAATCATTTTAGAGTTGGAATGAAATTGGAAGGTATAGATCCGGAACATCCTTCTCGATATTGTGTTCTGACTATTGCCGAGGTTGTAG GTTATCGAATGCGTTTGCATTTCGACGGTTATCCAGAAAATTATGATTTCTGGATAAATGCAGATAGCATGAATATATTTCCCGCCGGTTGGTCTGAGAAAAAcggcaaaaaattaaatccacCAAAGGGTTATACATCTGGAACTTTTAATTGGAATGCATATCTAAAAATCTGTAAAGCGTCTGTAGCAGCGAAGAATCTATTTCCGAATAAAGGCGCGCTCCAAACCGTCTTTACCACAGGATTTCGCGTGGGCATGAAGTTAGAGGCAGTGGATAGGAAGCATTCTTCATTACTTTGCGTCGCTAGCATAGCAGGTTTAATGGATTCTCGAATATTAGTCCATTTCGATTCTTGGGACGAGGTGTATGATTACTGGGCTGACGCAAGTTCGCCATATATTCATCCTGTCGGATGGTCTCATCACAATGGACGCGTCCTGATGCCACCGAATA ATTATAAGGATCCTAAATCTTTCACTTGGGATATGTATCTGAGAGAAACCGGCTCAGTGGCTGCTCCGGCAAGGGCATTTAAACAACGTCCACCATGTGCGTTTAAACGTGGTATGAAATTAGAAGCGGTAGATAAGCGGGTTCCACAGCTAATCAGAGTGGCAACGGTCGAGGATGTAAAAGACCACCT attaaagataaaattcgaTGGCTGGCCTGATAATCATGCCTATTGGGTTGACGACGATTCACCTGACATTCATCCTGTGGGCTGGTGTGCAAAAACTGGTCATCCACTGGAACCACCACTTA CACCCGATAATCTGAATGATCGACCGGAATGTGGCACATACGGCTGCCGAGGTATAGGACATGTAAGAGGACCTAAATTTCTAACACATAATTCAGCATCAGGTTGTCCGTATTCTCCccaaaatctaaataaatcgGGTCAGATGCCTGATAGACTCAACTTGTCGAAAAACCACGACTCTCACGAAGCCTATGATTATGAGGGGGAGATacaggaaaaaataaaactagagaAGACTGACCGAATAAAGATAGAAAAGCCTGAGAAGTCCGATAAACTTTTGTTCTCAGATGATGGAATGTTAATGATCGAAAAAGAGATTAAGCAGGAAGATGGAGATTCATCGGATAAGAATGACAAATCTGAAAATAGATCGGAAAATTCAGACAA ATCCAACAAGTTTAAGAATCTCCACAGCGATGGACAAACGGATGATGATGAAATTTCGAGAAAACGGAAGAAAAG acATCCAAATTCGGAAGAGTCTTTGTTTACCGTTTCCAATGTTACGTATGGCGATCTTCATTGGAGTAGTACCACCGCATATGCTGCAAATATACCGGTCAAGCAATTGCGTAAAGAGTTGTATCAATCTGTATATAATCCGGGATATAATCCTCTGCCGAATGCACCACATATATGGGCGAAACATAGCAATGCCTTAAATAGAGTAGTATCAAGGCAGACTACGAATCCGCGACGATGGTCTAATGAAGAAGTGATCAAATTTATACAGAGCATGCCTAATTGTGCCGAAGCTGGAAATGTCTTTAGGCAGAAC AATATCGATGGCGAGGCATTTTTAATGTTGACTCAAGAGGATTTGGTATCAGTACTACGTTTGCGACTCGGACCTGCGATTAAGTTGTACAATAGTATAGTTTTGCTACGTCAGAAAGCATCATAA